The region AAGGTcgttttctttcctttctgatAAACCAACCGAAACCAAATGACCACTTTACCCTTACATTTACTAATTTTAACGAGATGTGAGTTGGGAGGAAAAAAGAAGGGCAAATAGGTAAAAGGGTAAAGTATCTTGATCATAAAGCAAGGTTTTTTTTGGCTTAGCTCATTCTATCAAAGGTAAAAAAGAAACAATCCATTAAAAAACCCATAAATATTTAACTTAGTTACAAAGATAAGAAATAATCATTACCTCATAAACGATGAAAGCCACTGGATCTGATCTGAGATATACACAAAAAAGCAAAAGAACAACTTGAGACATATTTCTTAGTTACAAATGGGCAATTTTTCTGTCCATTCACCAGCTGCACCATAATCAAGGCTAAGCTCCCTCAATGGAGGAATATCTTCCATAGCAAACAACATAAgatgaggaaaccctaaatttgcaTGATCAAACAACACCAATTGCACAAAAACATTCGGACACGAACTATGGCTCATGTAACAAGCAACATTTCTCATTCTAGAAACATCAATTGCAAATTCCAATTGTGGTGCAGATGGGCATGAAGGACGCACATAATCTTGAAAAACTTGTGACAAATCTCCCCATTCTGCCCATCTGTCACCGAAACGGAAAGGATAGACTAAACTATCCTCTCCGTTCATTGTGAATACCTGGGCTTGTTCTCTGGTGAGAACAACCCCAGTGTATTCACAGATAAAAGATCCAGCTTGGATCAAATCCAATGACCTAACTCCCCAACCCGTTTCCATTGACCTAAACACTTCAAATCTATTCTTTACACCTTTTTGGGTTACACGATTCCAACAAGTAGGAGGGCATGAACAGAAGGGCCCACATTCGAATATTATTGGTTTTCCTCTTAACAAAATCCCATTTAAATCATAAGCAAATTCACCTCCGTTCTTTTTAGCACAAACACAACCAGGTTTACATCCAGATACACAACCACACCCTTCGCCTTTCCCTGAAATCTGATAAATGAAAGGAGGGAAAACAGTTCTTACCAGATATTCGTAGTTCATTGGCTCAGAGTTATCATCAATGTCATTGAATAGGAAAACTGGGGTGTTTTCTTTTTTTGATGAAATGTCCAAACTGTAATACCCTAAAGGTCGAGCTTCCTTTGGATTGGTTTTGATGGTTTCTGCAAACTTGAGTAATGAACTCCCCATTTCGGGTTGATCTTCCATTCTAACAAGTTTGAATTTGTATACTCCAAAACCAGATTTACCCATTTCAAACCAGGATTCAGTGATTTTATAGAGCCCATCGTAAACATAAACTTTATCGCTTGCTCCACCTTTGTATTTCAAACCACGAACAACTCTTACCTCAATTCCGTAATGCATACTTCTTTCCATAGCAAGGTTTCCACCGATTAATCTTTGATGAACAACTTGCTTTGAGTGCTTATCTTGTCCACCGTGACCTGTGTACACGATAACATCGCCACTGTCTTCATCATCTTCGTACCCACCGGAGACAATCACACTGGTGGCGATTGGTTCCCCATTTGAGCTGTGGCTTGAGCTTAAGTAATCAATTCCGGCTTGAATTTGACCATGGATGCCCAAAACGCATAACTCTGTTCTAAAATTGAATACATCACCAACGTAAATCCCTGGAATTGCACCGACGATACGTTTCTCCCGATTCAACCAGAGATCGTTGGTTTTCATCAGTGCAGCAGCTTTCAGATCGCCCCGGACACGGACGACGCGTCCTTCGACATTAGAACGACGCTTCTCGTCTTCCAACATAATGAAAAAATACAGAGAATCAAACAGCATCCTTGTTTTCCTCACAACCTCTCGAAAGTACCTCTCGTCCGCGATTTCAAGGTTCGTTACCCTGACTAACTCAGCCGACCGCTGAGACTTCCGGCGAGATGGAAAATCAACGATTGAAAGCTCGTCTTCTTCAGGAACCAGCACAAGCGCTAGTGCATCAGGATCCATAGGAGCATCGTCATTTTCCTCAACGTTAATCACCGATTCGGTCTGAGACATCCCCCAACTGCCATTGAATTCAGACTGAATACTGTTCACACCGGATCGGGGTACTGAAAATGTAACATCAGAGTCTGTTACTGGGGCACCCAGACCAAAACTATAGATAGGGTTTTGAGATTTATCGGGTTCAGGTGGAACTTCCGGTGTTTCGAGTTTAGGCTCAGTTTTGGGGGTGATGAAGGTTGCAGCAGTAGAAGTTCTACCGCCACTCCCGCCAGCGCTGCcgctggtggtggtgatggtgggggTCGTAGAATGATCGGGGTAATCAATCCCGGAGCCCATGTGTTGTTGATCTAATCAAAACAGAGCTGGTAGAAATGAAATTAACAATATAGATTATGATCATATGATGGAAGATCTACAGAGAGGTGTGATGTGTTCATGGCGAATCTGTCAGATCAGCGAGAACTTAGCAGGCATGATGCATATATATCAcagtgttataaaacgtgacGAGTGTTGTAACGTGTGTATTAAGGGGAGTGTTTGGTAGCATAAATACTAAATAGATATTATGACATGAGGAATTAACGATATATAGGACCCAACAAATGCTAATATGTAACATGTTTTCGGTAAAATATGATAGGAACATAAAAATATGGAATGATAATATAAATACTAAATAGAGATATAAAAAAGAGAGTTCTAAAAATTAGTTTAGTGGTTTGAAGTTTTCTGTTTTAGAAAATATTGAAATATTTATTAGGTATATGATGATAATTATCACATGTGACATGAATAACTTTTAAATAAACTTGAAAACGAACTTAGACTAACTACCGGTCACAATAAATTTGAGAGTGACCGAAAATTATTGATTTTCGACAAGTTAGAATAGATTTTGAGAGTCAAGGAGATAATTAAGTTTTTTGAGTGAATTAGTTTAAGATTTTAACATGTTTACATAGAGGAGATTATATTAGATATGTGATTGTGATAAAGTGTTAGATGAGTGTTATAGAGATTATAGTATATATGTGAAACATTGTTAGATGATTGGTAATAAAAATCTGATAAAGTGTTGGATAAGTGTTATGTAAGATAATAAAAACTGAGATAAGTAGAGTAAGATAATAAAGATATGATAAAGTATTAGATCCGAGTTAGATAGAgtgttaatcatataataaaagaGTGAATTATATATAATACTAGATGAGTGTTAGTTGGGTGCTAGGTGAGATAATAAAAAGCCTAGCTAGATAGAGTGTTAGGTAAGATGATAAAAGACCGAATTAGATAAAATATTGGGTGAATGTTACCGGATGttatatctaccctaataaataagaatgtttttgtcacatgtcattctctcattcagttagtcacatgtcattttgtcataattttgaaaaatatttattttccacttgtcatttacttcattttttatttccagtatatcattaatttagtttccataaattaaacctatcataatgactattaatttcaaattttaaattttgaatttgaatttcaatttcaaataaatttatagtttacacttttgtgtttaacatttttttataatttacccGTTTAGTATATGGATCTaataactaaacacataattataatttatttatttttttgcatttttttcttccattttcagttatttcataattttaattcagataaatttctcatttaatcttttctatttaacattttgttttaatcaatccGTATAATATACGAGTTCACAACTAATGAAATAATAAAAGTCTAAGTTAGATAAAATGTTAGGGTTGTTAGATGAAATAATAAAAGACCGAATTAGATAGAATTTATATCTATCTACTTATCTatctatatttatatatttatttttatcattatcattatctttatcttttttatctatatctatatttataaaaatcttaTAAAAAATGTTATTCAAATCAATATGGTTCaagataaataatttatttttaactatgattttttttttctatttaacctGTATTGTTTTACACACATATATCTAACGTTTCATGTTTCCCCTATATAATATGACTAATTGGTTTATCTTATCTTCAATCTTAGGCTACCCCATCGATAATATATGATGGGCTGCTCAGCATttttccatttaaaaaaaaaacattgtgaTATTATTAACGACATAAGTCACCCCACGGATCTAAGCTCACAAGGAATTACTAAAATTTCTCTTGCCACTTGTTTAATATTGAATGGCTcgttatatattttttgaataaGAATTATTATCACTAAAATTCCAAACATATATCGGTAAAaaagatattttaaaaatattaaaatttatgatttttttttcttcataaatAGAGTATAATATTGAGAGTTAATATCTCATCTTAACTCTTCATTTCTAAACCCTTTGATTTAGTTGATATCATGGTTTCAAATTTCGTTTTAAATATTGACAATTCTTAATATTATCAAAACTTTCAAGGTTATGAAAGTTCTCAATTTTTCTCAAATCTCAATCAATTCCCAAATATTGAAACCTCACAAAATGTTGGAAGAAATGCAAGAGGCGATAAATGGATGCTAATGGAGATGTCACTTTAATGTCAACATATTGTATCGTTAGTAAAGATAAGTGTCGTGGAAAAAAccaaaagaaaacatcaaaatgagCACAAGTGAAGGAGTTATATGATGCAAATCTGACGGAAAACTTAGGAAAACTTGGTAACAAAAACATAGCTTAAATGAAAGGTCGTTATCAATGACTTAATGAAAATGCCTGCAAATGGGTTGATATTTACCGAAAAGCATATAGAAAAAGAATAAGTAGAATGAGTATGAAAGATGTTAAGAATGAAGCTCAAAAATTGTATGAGACAAGTGGAAACAAGTTTAATGACACAATTGTTTTTAATGAGGTTATATGTGTAATCATTGAAAATGGGATTTATAGCTAGATCATGACACAACACGACCACGTCTATAATATGAAGTGGGTGATGACGAAAGTGGTTGTTGCACAAAACGATCAAGGAGTACGGAAGAAGGGGACTATTTTTTCCAATCCAACACAAAAGTGTCAAATAGTGGTGGTTCAACAATTAAACGTCCAACAGATAAAGATgcaattaaaagaaaagaaaaatgtaAGTCCTCTAAGGAAATTGTTGAAGAACTCCGTGCAATGAGGCTTAGTAGAGATAGTGAGGTAGAAATCATGGAAAAAAGACTTGACTTGGATCAACAAGAGGtgcaaaaaaagaaagaaagggagaaaaaaaacaaatgaaaggGAGCTAATGAAGATGCAACTTATGCATTTGAACACACTCCTACAAAAAGAGCCCCCATGGCCCTGACGAAGAAAACATGGAACACTTTCTAATGTCgaagttttatggaaactaattacaTTTTAGTGTATGTTTTATTTTCATTATGCTTTTAATGTATTTGTAAGATATCTCATTATGTATTTGTATCTCATGCTTTTAATGTATTTGTAATATATTTTTAGTGTGCTTTTATTGAA is a window of Lactuca sativa cultivar Salinas chromosome 1, Lsat_Salinas_v11, whole genome shotgun sequence DNA encoding:
- the LOC111885914 gene encoding histone-lysine N-methyltransferase family member SUVH9, producing the protein MGSGIDYPDHSTTPTITTTSGSAGGSGGRTSTAATFITPKTEPKLETPEVPPEPDKSQNPIYSFGLGAPVTDSDVTFSVPRSGVNSIQSEFNGSWGMSQTESVINVEENDDAPMDPDALALVLVPEEDELSIVDFPSRRKSQRSAELVRVTNLEIADERYFREVVRKTRMLFDSLYFFIMLEDEKRRSNVEGRVVRVRGDLKAAALMKTNDLWLNREKRIVGAIPGIYVGDVFNFRTELCVLGIHGQIQAGIDYLSSSHSSNGEPIATSVIVSGGYEDDEDSGDVIVYTGHGGQDKHSKQVVHQRLIGGNLAMERSMHYGIEVRVVRGLKYKGGASDKVYVYDGLYKITESWFEMGKSGFGVYKFKLVRMEDQPEMGSSLLKFAETIKTNPKEARPLGYYSLDISSKKENTPVFLFNDIDDNSEPMNYEYLVRTVFPPFIYQISGKGEGCGCVSGCKPGCVCAKKNGGEFAYDLNGILLRGKPIIFECGPFCSCPPTCWNRVTQKGVKNRFEVFRSMETGWGVRSLDLIQAGSFICEYTGVVLTREQAQVFTMNGEDSLVYPFRFGDRWAEWGDLSQVFQDYVRPSCPSAPQLEFAIDVSRMRNVACYMSHSSCPNVFVQLVLFDHANLGFPHLMLFAMEDIPPLRELSLDYGAAGEWTEKLPICN